CAACGTAAAGTTGCTGCCCAAACAAGTGACGTTCACACTGCTGAACGTCACCCGGTCGCCGCTGACGGATGCGCCTCCGGTGCAAGTGAGCGTGATGTCGCTGAACGCGCCGGTGGCGTTCGGCCGGCTTAATAAGCGGTAGTTGGCTGCTGTTCCCGGCGTGCCGCTCATGCCCGCATTGCTAAAATCAAAGCTCAGCGTGACTGTGCCGCCGGCTGTGCCTGCATCTGTACGTGTGAAGTGGAACGAACGCAGCCAGCGGGCGGGGTCTGACGCTGTATCCCAGGGAGCGGCCACGGGCAAGTCGCTGATGGTGTTGCTGTTTTGCGGGACATTGTGACCAAACAGCAGCCAATCGCCATCAGCATTCAGGAAGGTGCCGTTGACAATAACCATCCCGGCTGCCTGCGCTTCGGTGTGGAGGACGCTACCAAACTGCCCAATACCGGCTACGTCCAGGTCAAAATTGCCATTGGCCGGGGTGTCGCCATCGTAGTAATCATTGCCGGCCAGGGCAATGCCGTATTTGGACGAGAGATAATTTTCTACCAAGATTTTTTGCACGGCCGGCAAATCCTCACTATAAAAAATTAACTCTGCCAGGTTGCCCGTGTAAGCAAAACCGTCTCCATTTCGCGCCCCAATAAAAATCGAGGCGGGAACGTCTTTAATATCCATGGAGGAATTACCTGAGTAAATACAGCCCGAAGCCGATTGAAGGGCATTATTTTTGCTGACCGTATGACTGGCATGTGTGCCGGCATAGGCGTGGGTTACAATTGCGGTAGTTGTATCCATCCAACCGGGATTAAGCGCCAAACCAGACGTTGTGCTGTTTCGCCGGATATAGGTCGTACATTCAGTACCGGCCGAATAAAGATTGCTGCCATCGGCAGAACTTGTGCTTTGCCCTTGTTCATATATAAAACCATCTCCGGTGCGATCAAACACAGAAAACACAGTGAATTCATCCAACGTGATGGATCCACTGACCAATGCATCAACTTCAGCAGCATTGAAGTAGAGAAGTGGTTGGCTGTTTAAAGCGCCAGTATTCAGAGTTGGCCGCTTGACGCTATCTCCCTGCGTGGCATTGGCGCCATTACCACTCTGGTCTTGCCAACAGCCAGCCGGGTTGCCATTGGTGGCGGTTCCGGTGCAGTCATCATTCGCGAAGACGCCCTTATCGGCGCGCAGCCAGAGTTCCAGGGTGCTGCTGCCATCCGTTAAACCCACGCCGCCGGGACCGTTGCCGGGCGTGGCGGCGGTGTAGGCCATTTGCGGCGCAGCCCACCACAAGGCCAGCATCACCAGGCCAAACAACAGCAAAAGGCGCAGGCCGGTTGTTTTGCCGCTGGCGCGGTTCTGTACAAGGTTTGTTTCCCTTTCCCCATTCATGTTCAAAATCTCCTATGTAAAATAAAAATAACGTCAGACACCTGTTATGTGTCTGCCATTTGTGGACCTATATCCAACAAGAGACATGCTCTCGCTGCGGGCATGTGCGGAACTGTTCTTGCATACTACTGGCGAGCGTAACAGGTTTGCTCAATCTCTGTCTGGCTCATGCACGATAAACGGCCGTATGAGTCACACGCATTATACAAACGGCCGTCACCCATCCAGGTTGGGATTTGGTAATAAATCTTCTCAGCCGCGTTTCTTGACCAATGGAATTGAAATCGTAGAATGGTAACATCCGTATCGCACATTCACTAATCCAGAAGTTCAACTTCCGGCGCGCAGTTGAGCTTCTGACTGAATACACCTGGAGGTTGTTTGCCCGATGATTTGCTTACTGCCTGAGACCGATTGGTTTTTCCCATGCGCCCGGCGGAGCGGCGTATGAGAGTAGGACTTATTCCGGCCGCCGGATTAGCCAGCCGATTGGGTATTACCACGCCCAAAGAGCTGCTGCTGTATCAAGGTCAGGCCATTATTGATTACAGCATTGACCATCTCATCGCTGCCAGAGTCAACCAGATTGTCATTGTCATTCGCGTGGGCAAAGAAGCCATCCGGGAGCATGTGGAAGAAAAATACGCCGGTTTCCCCTTTGTATTTGTCTACCAGAGCGGCGCCATCGGCCGACTGATAGACGCCATCAAAGCCAGTTACGACGCCATCAAAGGGCATGAGGTCTATTTTTGCA
This genomic stretch from Candidatus Leptovillus gracilis harbors:
- a CDS encoding NTP transferase domain-containing protein; the protein is MRVGLIPAAGLASRLGITTPKELLLYQGQAIIDYSIDHLIAARVNQIVIVIRVGKEAIREHVEEKYAGFPFVFVYQSGAIGRLIDAIKASYDAIKGHEVYFCMADTQIKPNPFPNALNSELLLLCFQAVGDEWRHFGVVDTQGRRIVDKPSDYVDDMCWGALAWGPPFTERLMEANDFTAVMNQAAWDYALCITSYKDIGL